The Verrucomicrobiia bacterium genome contains a region encoding:
- a CDS encoding sulfide/dihydroorotate dehydrogenase-like FAD/NAD-binding protein, producing MAEFEIVGRQDFSDTTYLLEIRHPLLARAAKPGQFVIVMSRPEGERIPLTIADFNRGRGTITLVIQAVGKTTREMQQSCRIGTSLYALVGPMGLPSPIGNTKKVLCVGGGLGVAPVFPQARAFKEAGAYVIGVLGFRSKNLVFWERKFRTWCDEYLLCTDDGSAGIKGTVVEGIRQAIEKHPDIEECIAIGPPVMMKAAAEATRPHKIKTVVSLNPLMVDGTGMCGGCRVKVGGRVKFACVDGPDFDAHQVDFDDLTSRLKRFAEEEKAALERWSEACRLRQFAGSSPSDVTFDRKRNA from the coding sequence ATGGCTGAGTTTGAAATCGTGGGGCGGCAGGATTTTTCGGACACGACCTACCTTTTGGAAATCCGTCATCCGCTTCTGGCGCGGGCCGCCAAACCGGGACAATTCGTCATCGTGATGTCCCGCCCGGAAGGGGAACGAATTCCCCTGACCATTGCCGACTTCAACCGGGGGAGGGGGACGATAACCTTGGTCATCCAAGCCGTCGGCAAAACGACGAGAGAGATGCAGCAAAGTTGCCGGATTGGAACCTCTTTGTATGCTTTAGTCGGCCCGATGGGGCTGCCGAGCCCCATTGGCAACACCAAAAAAGTCCTGTGCGTGGGGGGCGGGCTTGGCGTGGCGCCGGTTTTTCCGCAGGCAAGGGCTTTCAAGGAAGCCGGGGCGTACGTCATCGGCGTTCTCGGTTTTCGCAGCAAAAATCTGGTTTTTTGGGAACGGAAATTCCGCACCTGGTGCGACGAGTATCTCCTTTGTACGGATGACGGCTCGGCGGGGATCAAAGGGACGGTTGTTGAGGGAATCCGACAGGCGATTGAAAAACATCCCGATATCGAAGAGTGCATCGCCATCGGCCCGCCGGTGATGATGAAAGCGGCGGCCGAGGCAACCCGTCCCCATAAAATTAAAACCGTCGTGAGTTTGAATCCGTTGATGGTGGACGGTACGGGAATGTGCGGCGGCTGCCGGGTGAAAGTAGGGGGGAGGGTGAAATTTGCCTGCGTGGATGGACCGGATTTTGATGCTCATCAAGTCGACTTTGACGATTTGACAAGCCGGCTCAAGCGATTTGCCGAAGAGGAAAAGGCCGCCTTGGAGCGCTGGTCAGAGGCCTGCCGTTTGAGGCAATTTGCGGGTTCCTCACCGTCGGATGTTACTTTTGACAGAAAGCGGAATGCGTGA
- the gltA gene encoding NADPH-dependent glutamate synthase, with protein MAKKKTIRTIPQKRTQAREQEPQERTKNFAEVSNGYCLEEALNEAERCLLCPEQPCIAGCPVGINIPGFIQKITEKNFRGAYEIITATNLLPAVCGRVCPQETQCEAVCTVGESLEPVAIGRLERFVGDAAIDGGWSAVPYIESNRFKVGIVGSGPAGMACAADMAKAGCSVTVFEAFQEPGGVLRYGIPDFRLPNVIIDAEIRNLAKLGVKFECNTLVGRLFTIEQMIDELGFDAVFVGTGAGYPTLPGIPGDSLNGVLSANELLTRCNLMRGRDFPTYDTPLPHGRQVAVIGAGNTAMDAMRVSLRLGAEKVFCIYRRSRVECPARAEEVHHAEEEGIVFHWLTNPVEVLDDGKGGVRGLRCIRMELGEPDESGRRRPIPIAGSEFEIECDLVVFAIGTNANPIIGQTSKLKLNKRGYIEVGDNLATSMAGVFAGGDIVTGAATVIEAMGAGRRAAKSMKAYLGLREPDAFHAAGGKVVKHFGIEEREKNFVRIRVAPAPCKEPAAVSSAEHAMPTSATGKNP; from the coding sequence ATGGCCAAGAAAAAGACGATACGCACGATTCCGCAAAAGCGGACGCAGGCTCGCGAACAGGAGCCGCAAGAACGGACTAAAAACTTTGCAGAAGTATCCAACGGTTACTGTCTCGAAGAAGCGCTGAATGAAGCCGAGCGCTGTTTGCTCTGTCCCGAACAGCCCTGCATCGCCGGCTGTCCGGTCGGCATCAACATCCCCGGTTTCATCCAGAAAATCACGGAGAAAAACTTTCGCGGCGCCTATGAAATCATCACCGCCACCAATTTATTGCCCGCGGTCTGCGGACGGGTCTGCCCGCAGGAGACCCAGTGCGAGGCGGTTTGCACTGTAGGGGAGAGCTTGGAACCGGTCGCCATCGGCCGGCTGGAACGTTTTGTCGGTGATGCCGCCATCGACGGGGGCTGGTCGGCCGTTCCGTACATTGAATCGAACCGTTTCAAAGTCGGCATCGTCGGTTCCGGGCCGGCCGGGATGGCCTGCGCCGCCGATATGGCCAAAGCCGGCTGCAGTGTCACGGTTTTTGAGGCGTTCCAGGAGCCGGGGGGCGTTTTGCGCTATGGCATACCGGATTTTCGGCTGCCCAACGTAATCATCGACGCCGAAATAAGGAATTTGGCCAAGCTGGGGGTGAAGTTTGAATGCAATACGCTTGTGGGGCGGCTTTTCACCATTGAGCAGATGATTGATGAGTTGGGGTTTGACGCCGTCTTTGTCGGCACGGGGGCCGGTTATCCCACCCTGCCGGGCATTCCAGGCGATTCGCTAAACGGTGTGCTTTCCGCCAACGAACTATTGACCCGTTGCAATTTGATGCGGGGCCGGGATTTTCCCACCTACGACACCCCCTTGCCGCATGGAAGGCAAGTTGCGGTGATTGGCGCGGGGAATACGGCGATGGATGCGATGCGGGTTTCGCTGCGTTTGGGAGCCGAAAAAGTTTTCTGCATCTACCGCCGCAGCCGGGTGGAATGTCCGGCGCGGGCGGAGGAAGTTCATCACGCCGAAGAAGAGGGGATTGTTTTCCACTGGCTGACCAACCCGGTGGAAGTTTTGGACGACGGCAAGGGAGGGGTGCGCGGTTTGCGCTGCATCCGAATGGAGCTGGGGGAGCCGGATGAATCGGGGCGGCGGCGCCCGATTCCGATTGCCGGCAGCGAATTTGAAATAGAATGCGATTTGGTGGTGTTTGCCATCGGCACCAACGCCAACCCGATTATCGGCCAAACCTCCAAATTGAAGCTTAACAAAAGGGGATACATCGAAGTGGGTGATAATCTGGCCACGTCGATGGCCGGGGTATTCGCAGGCGGCGACATCGTCACCGGCGCGGCGACGGTCATCGAGGCAATGGGAGCAGGCCGGAGAGCCGCCAAAAGTATGAAAGCCTATCTCGGCCTGCGCGAGCCGGACGCGTTCCATGCTGCGGGCGGGAAAGTTGTGAAACATTTTGGAATTGAAGAGAGAGAAAAGAACTTCGTGCGCATCCGTGTTGCGCCGGCTCCCTGCAAAGAGCCCGCCGCCGTTTCTTCCGCCGAACACGCTATGCCTACCTCGGCTACAGGGAAAAATCCATGA
- a CDS encoding 2-oxoacid:acceptor oxidoreductase subunit alpha, with protein MSGTNNQKPTAAKEGKKKLTSLNEHIVEVISDSGEGAQRCGQTFGAIAARMGYGIWTVEIIPAEIQPPARSVEGASGNRIRLGSKPVTNGGDEADLVVAFNEQVLWGRVRAGELKKNCIILLEEMWRHDPDPKIANAYSEAFVRFTASGYRVYEVPMERECRTLVSDPRRGKNMFALGMLVNLYGLDLDLAKDQIALTFGKKAAMVIQTNVKLLEAGYHWAETHLNFGFRIPSMKRNEPQIVVNGNTALALGVLASGMEICAMYPITPATSASHYLSDVFEKVGGLVHQAEDEIAACSFAIGASYAGKCPITITSGPGFSLKQEALGLAVMAEIPLVVVNVQRGGPSTGLPTKAEQGDLFAAMFGSHGDAPKVVMAASSIEDCFYSMITARKIAEAFNMVVIVLSDANLATAQTPFLRPQFNESWLAPPVDQTPVENGAKPYDWHPTTGLARRFVPGQPNGMHTLTGLAHDRASHVAYDPENNERGLHARSLKLAALQKTLKLPPLFGEEEGDLLVIGWGSTKGAIEEAVGRLQAEGHKASSLHLRFLQPMPSGLREVMAGFKKVMTIEGNWCDRPEDEIIDENNRRFSSVAFLLRARYLVDVDCWSEVRGQPIKPGVIYRVLQERLNGREKTK; from the coding sequence ATGAGCGGAACGAACAATCAAAAGCCGACGGCCGCGAAGGAAGGCAAAAAGAAGCTCACGTCGCTGAATGAGCACATTGTCGAGGTAATCAGCGACTCCGGCGAAGGGGCCCAGCGCTGCGGACAGACATTCGGCGCCATCGCCGCGCGGATGGGATACGGCATCTGGACGGTGGAAATCATCCCGGCGGAAATCCAGCCGCCGGCCCGCAGCGTGGAAGGGGCCAGCGGTAACCGCATCCGGCTCGGCTCCAAGCCGGTCACCAACGGCGGGGACGAAGCGGACTTGGTGGTGGCGTTCAACGAGCAGGTTTTGTGGGGCCGGGTGCGGGCCGGAGAGTTGAAGAAAAACTGCATCATTCTTTTGGAAGAGATGTGGCGGCACGATCCGGATCCGAAAATCGCCAACGCCTACTCCGAAGCATTCGTGCGCTTTACGGCGTCCGGCTACCGCGTGTATGAGGTGCCGATGGAGCGGGAGTGCCGCACGCTCGTTTCCGATCCGCGGCGGGGGAAAAACATGTTCGCCCTCGGGATGCTGGTGAACCTTTACGGCCTGGATTTGGACCTGGCCAAAGACCAGATTGCCCTTACGTTCGGCAAAAAAGCGGCTATGGTCATCCAAACGAACGTAAAGCTGCTTGAGGCGGGTTACCATTGGGCGGAGACGCATCTCAATTTTGGCTTCCGCATTCCCTCTATGAAGAGAAACGAACCGCAAATCGTCGTGAACGGAAACACAGCTTTGGCCCTGGGGGTCTTGGCTTCGGGAATGGAAATCTGCGCGATGTATCCGATTACCCCGGCCACCTCCGCCTCGCACTACCTTTCGGATGTTTTCGAGAAAGTGGGAGGGCTGGTTCACCAGGCGGAGGATGAAATCGCCGCCTGTTCCTTTGCCATCGGCGCCTCGTATGCCGGCAAGTGTCCTATCACCATTACTTCCGGCCCGGGCTTTTCGCTGAAGCAGGAGGCTCTGGGGTTGGCCGTAATGGCTGAAATTCCTTTGGTGGTGGTGAACGTCCAGCGGGGTGGGCCGAGCACCGGGTTGCCCACCAAAGCGGAGCAGGGGGATCTCTTTGCAGCGATGTTCGGTAGCCACGGGGACGCTCCCAAGGTGGTGATGGCCGCCTCCAGCATCGAGGATTGTTTTTATTCAATGATTACAGCCCGCAAAATCGCCGAGGCGTTCAATATGGTCGTCATTGTGCTTTCCGACGCCAATCTGGCCACGGCGCAAACTCCCTTTCTCCGGCCGCAATTCAACGAAAGCTGGCTGGCGCCGCCGGTGGACCAGACGCCGGTTGAAAATGGTGCAAAGCCTTATGACTGGCATCCGACAACCGGATTGGCACGCCGGTTTGTTCCCGGACAGCCGAACGGCATGCACACGCTTACGGGCCTTGCACACGACCGGGCCAGCCATGTGGCCTACGACCCGGAAAACAACGAGCGGGGCCTTCACGCCCGCAGTTTAAAGCTGGCCGCCCTGCAAAAGACCTTGAAACTCCCGCCGCTGTTCGGAGAGGAAGAAGGAGACCTCTTGGTCATCGGCTGGGGGAGCACCAAGGGAGCGATTGAAGAGGCCGTCGGTCGGCTACAGGCCGAAGGGCACAAGGCTTCCTCGCTCCACCTCCGCTTTCTGCAACCGATGCCTTCCGGTTTGAGGGAAGTGATGGCGGGCTTCAAGAAAGTGATGACCATCGAGGGAAACTGGTGCGACCGGCCGGAGGATGAAATCATAGACGAAAACAACCGGCGTTTCTCCTCGGTCGCCTTTCTTTTGCGCGCCCGCTATCTCGTGGACGTGGACTGCTGGAGCGAGGTGCGCGGCCAGCCGATAAAGCCGGGCGTCATTTACCGCGTGCTTCAGGAGCGGCTCAACGGGAGGGAAAAAACTAAATGA
- a CDS encoding thiamine pyrophosphate-dependent enzyme, with translation MTAEVACLLRAYEERRTLEDYQGGVPRWCSGCGDNAILTAVQKLCRDENLRPEKTVFVSGIGCSSRLPHYMRAYGFHGIHGRALPIAEGIKMSRPDLDVFVTTGDGDCLSIGAAHWIHALRYNMNLTVFLHDNQIYGLTKKQVSPTSPRGLKSNTTPRGSALEALNPLTVTLGVPNVSFVAQAVDWIPEVLYDLVKAAFHHRGFSFLRILQRCPEWLPEQFAPWISDPQRVKLLYHGTGISLSPTLAKVYGNQEQHNPLDLNRAREIASQIDPIPVGILYQNPEVPCYEELRANGPLRTAEHIRNGLEAEFDKFTIWPEEKKEAHPAAYGPNGQGDE, from the coding sequence ATGACCGCCGAAGTTGCCTGTCTTTTGCGGGCCTACGAAGAGCGCCGGACGCTGGAGGATTATCAGGGCGGCGTGCCGCGCTGGTGTTCCGGCTGCGGCGACAACGCCATTCTCACGGCCGTCCAGAAACTCTGCCGGGATGAAAATCTGCGCCCGGAGAAAACGGTATTTGTTTCCGGCATCGGCTGTTCCTCCCGGCTGCCCCATTATATGCGGGCCTACGGCTTCCACGGCATCCATGGACGGGCTCTGCCGATTGCCGAGGGAATCAAGATGTCCCGCCCCGACTTGGATGTTTTCGTCACCACCGGCGACGGCGACTGCTTGAGCATCGGCGCCGCCCACTGGATACACGCTTTGCGCTACAATATGAACTTGACCGTGTTTCTGCATGACAATCAGATTTACGGACTCACCAAAAAACAGGTCTCGCCGACCTCTCCGCGGGGCTTGAAAAGCAACACCACGCCCCGCGGCAGCGCGCTGGAGGCGCTCAATCCCTTGACTGTGACTCTGGGCGTGCCTAACGTCTCCTTTGTCGCCCAAGCTGTGGACTGGATACCGGAGGTGTTGTACGATTTGGTAAAAGCTGCTTTCCACCACAGGGGTTTTTCCTTTCTGCGCATTCTTCAGCGCTGCCCGGAATGGCTGCCGGAGCAGTTTGCCCCTTGGATTTCCGACCCGCAGCGTGTCAAACTGCTGTATCACGGAACGGGTATATCCTTGAGCCCGACTTTGGCAAAGGTTTACGGGAATCAAGAACAGCACAATCCTTTGGATTTGAACCGGGCGCGGGAGATTGCATCGCAAATCGACCCGATTCCGGTCGGGATTCTTTATCAAAACCCAGAAGTTCCATGTTACGAAGAACTGCGCGCCAACGGGCCGTTGCGCACGGCGGAGCACATTCGCAACGGACTTGAAGCGGAATTTGACAAATTCACCATCTGGCCGGAGGAGAAAAAGGAGGCCCATCCGGCGGCGTATGGCCCAAACGGGCAGGGTGATGAATAG
- a CDS encoding cytochrome c3 family protein → MKRLVWKIFVLAVALVAGFSATAFSQGKTCYDCHTKAKQEYKKKFVHAPVAKGDCESCHDRHGFAQRLVLKKKGAELCYTCHADTKDKFTAGTAHPPVSQGNCTSCHNPHASDEKALIRKSEDGLVCFVCHAETKKQDTLAVQHAPFKKQECASCHSAHNSPHPGLLTRPGGELCASCHSPADKKLSEMHAKFGANNFNCTDCHSPHASAEKYLLNGKAHPPAAQGECESCHNLPKSGETVQLVEPVEQLCLTCHDTVNHDLALKGKHPPAAEKQCTTCHQPHFSGQDHLLVDKQKTLCLTCHDNLEKQGKDPSVHAAFVEGSCSSCHEPHGSSEEHLVKSAGNELCLACHKEIENQTRSAFPHAAIEQANCLGCHKPHSSKEPVLLADKEKAICLGCHADMGELDKKEVQHPPFSQGACGACHTPHGSPFAKLARGEQLKMCASCHPAVVKKSQEKKLHAPFRENNCQVCHNPHAADSKNLLAANEKTACLTCHKDKSSQFEQKFLHTPVAKNECSGCHEPHGGGFDKLLKSKSDDLCYSCHKAEEKSFAQGTVHQPVAEKQCLACHSPHGGPVKNGLTTPVPELCASCHDLKQKSLKEAHGGYPLDSANCTSCHNPHASPEKKLLTAQKHPPFAEKSCDACHAPPDESGQVKLTAPVQELCLTCHSGQEADLKKPVVHSPVKSGECQSCHNPHASSFSKYLNDKMPDLCFSCHEGVRKEAAQAVVHPPVLEGKCLDCHEKHSSASRGLLAKPALKLCLSCHTDLEKRFKTETLHAPVAQGRCFACHQPHGSANAYLLKDSKEKLCLSCHKTDLPAFKAKHLNFPVAGSDCSSCHDPHSTPKGKLALLYPANHQPFATKNCLACHASTNSLSIKKEGSDLCFGCHGDKKGNFSGKVVHRPIKTGQSCLACHSPHNSYTATLLNAKKERFCYQCHDRKIFKKKFTHPPVLEDCQTCHQPHAGENGSLLVEAKVNDLCSQCHDAQKTHMHPTGEPHKDPRTGGPLTCIGCHNPHSADYEKLLRGSQDRELCILCHKT, encoded by the coding sequence ATGAAACGGCTGGTGTGGAAAATATTTGTCCTCGCTGTGGCCTTGGTCGCCGGATTTTCTGCGACTGCTTTTTCCCAAGGGAAAACCTGTTACGACTGCCATACCAAGGCCAAACAGGAATACAAAAAGAAGTTCGTACACGCCCCGGTGGCCAAGGGGGATTGCGAATCGTGCCACGACCGCCATGGTTTTGCGCAGCGGCTGGTTTTGAAAAAGAAGGGTGCGGAACTCTGCTACACCTGCCACGCCGATACCAAGGATAAATTCACAGCCGGTACGGCTCATCCCCCCGTTTCACAGGGGAACTGTACCTCCTGCCACAATCCGCACGCTTCGGATGAAAAAGCCCTGATCCGAAAATCAGAGGATGGACTGGTTTGTTTCGTTTGTCATGCGGAAACGAAAAAGCAGGACACTCTGGCCGTTCAGCATGCCCCCTTTAAAAAACAGGAGTGCGCCAGCTGCCATTCAGCGCACAATTCTCCCCATCCCGGCCTTTTGACCCGGCCGGGCGGCGAGCTTTGCGCTTCCTGCCATTCCCCCGCGGATAAGAAGCTTTCCGAAATGCACGCCAAATTCGGGGCCAACAATTTCAACTGCACGGATTGCCACTCCCCGCATGCCTCGGCGGAAAAATATCTCTTGAACGGGAAAGCCCACCCTCCGGCGGCGCAAGGGGAATGCGAAAGCTGCCATAATCTTCCGAAAAGCGGAGAAACCGTTCAACTCGTTGAACCGGTGGAACAACTTTGTTTGACCTGCCACGATACCGTCAACCATGACCTGGCATTGAAAGGCAAGCATCCCCCAGCGGCGGAAAAACAGTGCACCACCTGTCACCAGCCCCATTTTTCCGGTCAAGACCATCTTTTGGTGGACAAACAAAAGACCTTGTGTCTGACCTGCCACGACAATTTGGAGAAACAGGGGAAGGACCCCTCCGTGCACGCCGCCTTTGTGGAGGGAAGCTGCAGCAGTTGCCACGAGCCGCACGGTTCCTCCGAAGAACATCTCGTAAAATCTGCAGGCAATGAACTTTGCCTTGCCTGCCACAAGGAAATTGAGAACCAGACCCGTTCTGCTTTTCCGCATGCCGCAATAGAACAGGCCAATTGCCTGGGCTGCCACAAGCCACATTCCTCCAAAGAGCCGGTCTTGCTGGCCGACAAGGAAAAAGCGATCTGTCTGGGCTGTCATGCAGATATGGGTGAGCTGGATAAAAAAGAGGTTCAGCATCCGCCGTTCAGCCAGGGGGCTTGCGGTGCCTGCCATACTCCCCACGGTTCCCCGTTCGCCAAACTGGCGCGGGGAGAACAGCTAAAAATGTGCGCTTCCTGCCATCCGGCGGTGGTGAAAAAATCTCAGGAAAAGAAACTGCACGCACCGTTCAGGGAAAATAATTGCCAGGTCTGCCACAACCCGCATGCCGCGGATTCAAAAAACTTGTTGGCGGCAAACGAAAAGACCGCCTGCCTTACCTGCCACAAAGATAAGTCGTCCCAATTTGAACAGAAATTTTTGCATACGCCGGTAGCCAAAAATGAATGTTCCGGCTGCCACGAGCCGCACGGCGGCGGGTTCGACAAGCTGTTGAAAAGCAAGAGTGATGATTTGTGCTACAGCTGCCATAAGGCGGAAGAAAAGAGCTTTGCCCAGGGGACCGTGCATCAACCGGTGGCCGAAAAGCAGTGCCTGGCCTGCCACAGCCCGCATGGCGGCCCGGTCAAAAACGGCCTGACAACACCGGTGCCGGAACTTTGCGCTTCCTGCCACGATTTGAAGCAGAAAAGTTTAAAAGAGGCGCATGGCGGCTATCCTTTGGACAGCGCCAACTGCACGAGCTGCCACAACCCGCACGCCTCCCCAGAAAAGAAGCTGCTAACGGCCCAAAAGCATCCTCCCTTTGCCGAAAAAAGCTGCGATGCCTGCCACGCCCCGCCGGATGAAAGCGGACAGGTCAAACTGACGGCGCCGGTACAGGAGCTTTGTTTGACCTGTCATTCCGGTCAAGAAGCGGATTTGAAGAAGCCGGTCGTACATTCACCCGTCAAGTCCGGCGAGTGCCAGAGCTGCCACAATCCGCACGCGTCGAGTTTTTCCAAATACTTGAACGACAAAATGCCGGATTTGTGCTTCAGCTGCCACGAAGGGGTCCGAAAAGAGGCCGCGCAGGCCGTGGTGCATCCCCCCGTGTTGGAGGGGAAATGCCTCGATTGCCATGAAAAACATTCCTCCGCTTCCCGTGGGCTTTTGGCCAAACCGGCTTTGAAATTGTGCCTCTCCTGCCATACTGATTTGGAAAAGCGGTTCAAAACGGAGACCCTGCATGCGCCGGTGGCGCAGGGGCGCTGTTTTGCCTGCCACCAGCCGCACGGCTCGGCCAATGCCTACTTGTTGAAGGATTCCAAGGAAAAGCTTTGCCTCTCTTGTCACAAAACGGACCTTCCTGCTTTCAAGGCAAAACACTTGAATTTTCCCGTGGCCGGCTCGGATTGCTCTTCCTGCCACGATCCGCATTCGACCCCAAAGGGGAAATTGGCGCTCCTTTATCCCGCCAATCACCAACCGTTTGCTACCAAAAACTGTCTGGCCTGCCACGCCTCGACGAATTCTCTTTCCATTAAGAAGGAGGGTTCGGATTTGTGTTTCGGGTGCCACGGAGATAAAAAGGGGAATTTTTCGGGGAAAGTGGTGCACCGTCCAATTAAGACCGGCCAGAGCTGTCTGGCCTGCCATTCGCCGCACAATTCCTACACGGCTACGCTGTTGAATGCCAAAAAGGAGCGTTTCTGTTACCAGTGCCACGACCGAAAGATTTTTAAGAAAAAGTTCACTCATCCGCCGGTTTTGGAGGACTGCCAGACCTGCCACCAACCGCATGCGGGTGAAAACGGTTCCCTTTTAGTGGAGGCGAAGGTGAACGACCTTTGCAGCCAGTGCCACGACGCCCAAAAAACCCACATGCATCCGACCGGCGAGCCGCACAAGGACCCCCGCACGGGTGGGCCGCTTACCTGCATCGGCTGCCATAACCCGCATTCCGCCGACTATGAAAAACTTTTGCGCGGTAGCCAAGACCGGGAGCTTTGCATCCTGTGCCACAAGACCTGA
- a CDS encoding cytochrome c3 family protein has translation MKRFRLYFLLFAVAACSLAVRAQTDYYDTSPHGNPETGALRDNRFTRGDCNQCHVSHKDIAPAALVLFTENNNNLCYHCHSQRPNGYPAQESDRMPLTSAHPGYFEYNANGVKIPGVENRKRWPGQLVYENSGLSASGHFFSPHRSDLDMPKKDNNGAGMCLNCHNPHGTKNTFDMLDTTYLNIEGAFVSGRPQNYELCFKCHSVDGPSGMDPENKRIADYYDKSVNNDGESGHQFKTAFGYVKAGDKLPCYDCHNPHGSAGNDGLRPNAYLLSDERPGWSGLDSIKTSAAQARRFCFGCHQSSDGQGGGVVEGVTLNALPNEVRQHAFSDTTHCYDCHGRDYSSSTSRNVHHPATGEAEGPIIYELPR, from the coding sequence ATGAAAAGATTTCGGCTCTACTTTTTGCTCTTTGCCGTCGCAGCCTGTTCGCTTGCCGTCCGGGCCCAGACCGACTACTACGACACCTCCCCGCACGGCAATCCGGAAACTGGCGCCCTGCGCGATAACCGCTTTACCCGCGGCGACTGTAATCAGTGCCACGTCTCTCACAAAGACATCGCCCCGGCGGCGCTGGTGCTTTTCACCGAAAACAACAACAACCTCTGCTACCATTGCCATTCCCAGAGGCCGAATGGCTATCCGGCCCAGGAATCAGACCGGATGCCGCTTACGAGCGCCCATCCCGGCTATTTCGAATACAACGCCAACGGAGTCAAAATACCGGGCGTGGAAAACCGCAAGCGCTGGCCGGGGCAATTGGTTTACGAGAATTCCGGCCTCTCCGCCAGCGGCCACTTCTTCTCCCCCCACCGGTCCGATTTGGACATGCCCAAAAAGGACAACAATGGCGCCGGAATGTGCCTGAATTGTCACAATCCCCATGGCACGAAGAACACCTTTGATATGCTGGACACCACCTATCTGAACATAGAGGGGGCTTTTGTTTCCGGTCGTCCGCAAAACTATGAGCTTTGCTTCAAATGCCATTCCGTCGACGGCCCAAGCGGAATGGATCCGGAAAACAAAAGGATTGCGGACTACTACGACAAATCGGTTAATAACGATGGCGAGTCGGGCCATCAGTTCAAAACCGCTTTTGGATACGTTAAAGCGGGGGACAAACTTCCCTGCTACGACTGCCACAATCCGCACGGCTCGGCTGGCAACGACGGGCTCCGTCCCAATGCCTATCTGTTGAGCGACGAGCGCCCGGGCTGGTCTGGGCTCGATTCGATCAAAACCTCCGCCGCGCAGGCCCGCCGCTTCTGCTTCGGCTGCCACCAATCTTCCGACGGGCAGGGGGGAGGGGTGGTGGAGGGTGTCACTTTGAACGCCTTGCCCAATGAGGTCCGTCAGCACGCTTTCAGCGACACCACCCACTGCTACGACTGCCACGGGCGGGATTATTCTTCCTCCACATCCCGTAACGTTCATCACCCCGCAACGGGGGAGGCTGAGGGTCCCATAATCTATGAATTGCCCCGCTAA
- a CDS encoding GNA1162 family protein, with amino-acid sequence MRTRLGWILLLVGLAGCGRAPRLFFKPAYDFSSPKKIAVLPFENLSDDGGAGEKLQKIFLVELLKQKKWEVLEPGEVEEALKELRIRATDKLSAEQARRLKEKLGLDWIFFGTVLEFSTPQAGSNEPPVVSLTARILDAGKGEIVWAAFGSRQGDDSEFLFEVGKVNSTSELAKKVAEKMVTALSRGGS; translated from the coding sequence ATGAGAACAAGGCTTGGCTGGATCTTGCTTCTGGTTGGGCTGGCCGGCTGCGGCCGGGCACCCCGGCTTTTCTTCAAACCGGCCTACGATTTTTCCAGCCCCAAAAAAATCGCCGTTCTGCCGTTTGAAAACCTCTCCGACGACGGGGGTGCGGGCGAAAAACTGCAGAAAATCTTTCTGGTCGAATTGCTGAAGCAAAAAAAATGGGAGGTATTGGAGCCGGGAGAGGTGGAAGAGGCCTTGAAGGAGCTGCGCATCCGTGCCACGGACAAGCTTTCCGCCGAACAGGCCCGCCGGTTGAAGGAAAAATTGGGACTGGACTGGATTTTTTTCGGCACCGTGTTGGAATTTTCCACCCCGCAGGCCGGGTCGAACGAACCCCCGGTGGTCTCCTTGACGGCCCGGATTTTGGATGCCGGCAAAGGAGAGATTGTCTGGGCCGCCTTCGGCTCCCGGCAGGGGGATGATTCCGAATTTCTTTTCGAGGTTGGAAAAGTGAACTCCACCTCCGAGTTGGCCAAAAAGGTAGCAGAAAAAATGGTGACCGCCTTGAGCAGGGGCGGGAGTTGA